In Candidatus Lokiarchaeota archaeon, one DNA window encodes the following:
- a CDS encoding ribbon-helix-helix protein, CopG family, with translation MKLVTLHVPETYIAGLEKLVDSQLYPNRSEAIRIAIRDLLKRELWG, from the coding sequence ATGAAGTTAGTAACTCTACACGTTCCGGAAACATACATTGCTGGTTTAGAGAAGCTAGTGGATAGTCAGCTCTATCCGAATAGATCGGAAGCAATTCGAATTGCTATCCGTGATCTTCTCAAGCGCGAGCTTTGGGGTTGA